The proteins below are encoded in one region of Lactuca sativa cultivar Salinas chromosome 3, Lsat_Salinas_v11, whole genome shotgun sequence:
- the LOC111884447 gene encoding reticulon-like protein B17 has protein sequence MDSPPPYTTPQSAPQTRTKSASRLARTSGQEPPPILSLDLVSYSPKNTLSPKPKTPLSLHDLLLLSPSPAKRSKTRLDVSEEVADLYGSRRRCKNRFANIGSPRNTRRSRRRTEEIREDKDLIAVDESIVVNNKPKKRRHSGRSKKEKSISCPSIPSPKGNDEDYGYNFDRIGFLINDLIMWNDVAKSTLCFGFGSLCFLSSCFTTGISFSILSLISHLGLLCLGVSFFSNSIARSSENKRKLKLKEDDILKAARVILPALNLVISKAREVFSGEPSMTLKVAPFLLLGSDYGHIVTLKRLCALGFFIGFTGPKLYSLYSIQINKKSECVKGWILEAWGGCSHKKIVAGSVVTVFWNLTSIKTRIFAAFICVVIFRRYRQQLPWKEEGQQLEKTLTLVETKKVE, from the exons ATGGACTCACCACCACCATACACCACCCCGCAATCCGCCCCACAAACACGCACCAAATCGGCATCACGTTTGGCTCGAACTAGCGGCCAAGAACCACCACCGATTCTCTCTCTTGATTTAGTCTCTTACTCACCTAAGAACACTCTTTCTCCAAAACCCAAAACCCCTCTCTCCCTTCACGACCTCCTCCTCCTTTCCCCTTCCCCCGCCAAGAGATCAAAAACCAGACTCGATGTCTCCGAGGAGGTCGCCGACCTATATGGGTCTCGTCGCCGCTGCAAAAACCGATTTGCTAATATCGGTTCACCCAGAAACACTAGAAGATCCAGGAGGCGAACGGAGGAGATTCGAGAGGATAAAGATCTGATTGCTGTTGATGAGTCGATCGTTGTTAACAACAAACCAAAGAAAAGGAGGCATAGTGGTAGATCGAAGAAGGAGAAATCGATTTCTTGCCCTTCCATTCCATCTCCAA AAGGAAACGATGAGGATTACGGGTACAATTTCGATCGAATCGGATTCCTGATAAATGATTTGATAATGTGGAATGATGTCGCAAAATCAACACTCTGTTTTGGATTCGGCTCACTCTGTTTCTTATCTTCATGTTTCACAACAGGCATTAGCTTTAG CATACTTTCTTTGATATCTCACCTGGGCCTTCTGTGTTTGGGCGTTTCATTCTTCTCAAATTCCATTGCCCGAAGTTCAGAAAACAAGAGAAAGCTTAAGCTTAAAGAAGACGACATTCTAAAAGCTGCTAGGGTTATACTTCCTGCATTAAACCTTGTAATTTCAAAAGCTCGAGAGGTGTTCTCAGGCGAACCATCGATGACCCTTAAA GTAGCACCATTTTTACTACTTGGATCTGATTACGGGCATATTGTAACATTGAAGAGACTATGTGCACTTG GGTTCTTCATTGGGTTTACTGGCCCAAAACTGTACTCATTGTACTCGATTCAAATAAACAAGAAAAGTGAATGCGTGAAAGGGTGGATACTGGAAGCATGGGGAGGTTGTTCTCATAAGAAAATAGTTGCAGGATCAGTGGTTACAGTGTTTTGGAATCTGACTTCGATCAAAACACGCATTTTTGCAG CATTTATATGTGTGGTGATCTTTAGACGCTACAGACAACAGTTGCCATGGAAGGAGGAAGGTCAACAGCTAGAGAAGACGTTGACTTTGGTTGAAACTAAGAAAGTTGAATAG
- the LOC111884400 gene encoding nicotianamine aminotransferase 1, with translation MAMKEWKFRENSKLKTASAFSIKLVLDDVKTNVNPSDERTIIPLGHGDPSSFPCFRTTQVAEDAVVDALRSANFNGYAPKGGVLQARRSIAEYLSRNLPYKLSPDDVYVTLGAKQAIEVVLSSLRKPGANILLPKPGYPAYEALAILNQIEVRHFDLVQENGWEVDLNGLETMADDKTVAMVIINPGNPCGNIFSHHHLQKIAETARRLGILVISDEAYAHLTFGSKPFVPMGVFGSVVPVLTLGSLSKRWLIPGWRLGWIARNDPDGVFNGYGFVECIKRSLNTNSEAATFIQAAVPQILEKTSDDFFVKTIDILRKDAEMCYECLKDISCFTCLQKPQGSLFLMVKLDLSKLEGIKDDMEFCSKLAKEESVILLPGFVLRMKNWVRVTFAIEPSALEDGLERIQAFCLRHAIKK, from the exons ATGGCAATGAAAGAGTGGAAATTCAGAGAGAATAGCAAATTGAAGACTGCATCAGCGTTTTCAATCAAACTTGTTCTTGATGATGTCAAGACAAACGTAAACCCAAGTGATGAAAGGACCATTATACCTCTCGGCCATGGAGATCCTTCGTCATTTCCATGCTTCCGCACGACTCAAGTAGCAGAAGATGCAGTAGTCGATGCTCTCCGCTCTGCTAACTTCAACGGCTATGCACCCAAAGGCGGAGTTCTTCAAGCAAGAAG GTCCATAGCCGAGTACCTTTCTCGCAACCTCCCTTATAAACTATCTCCGGATGATGTTTATGTAACACTCGGTGCTAAACAAGCAATTGAAGTAGTATTATCTTCATTAAGAAAACCAGGTGCAAATATTCTTCTTCCTAAACCTGGCTACCCAGCTTATGAAGCTCTAGCCATTCTTAATCAGATTGAAGTCCGCCATTTTGACCTTGTTCAAGAAAATGGTTGGGAGGTCGACTTGAATGGGCTTGAAACAATGGCAGATGATAAAACTGTTGCCATGGTCATTATCAATCCCGGGAACCCTTGTGGCAATATATTCTCACATCATCATCTTCAAAag ATCGCTGAGACTGCAAGAAGGCTGGGAATATTAGTGATATCAGATGAAGCTTATGCACATTTGACTTTTGGAAGCAAGCCATTTGTGCCAATGGGGGTTTTTGGGTCTGTTGTTCCTGTTTTAACCCTTGGATCTTTATCAAAGAGGTGGTTAATTCCTGGGTGGAGGCTTGGTTGGATAGCAAGAAACGACCCTGATGGCGTTTTTAACGGATATGgg TTTGTTGAGTGCATAAAGAGGTCTCTTAATACAAATTCAGAAGCTGCAACATTCATACAGGCTGCTGTTCCTCAAATTCTTGAAAAGACAAGTGATGATTTTTTTGTGAAGACTATTGACATACTGAGGAAAGACGCTGAGATGTGTTATGAATGTTTGAAAGACATTTCATGTTTTACATGTCTACAAAAGCCTCAAGGGTCTCTCTTTCTGATG GTTAAGTTAGACTTGTCAAAGTTGGAAGGTATAAAAGATGATATGGAGTTTTGTTCAAAGCTTGCTAAAGAGGAGTCTGTTATCCTTCTGCCTG GTTTTGTGTTGAGAATGAAGAATTGGGTGCGTGTAACGTTTGCTATTGAACCATCGGCTCTTGAAGATGGGCTTGAAAGGATTCAAGCATTTTGCCTGAGGCATGCAATCAAGAAATAG
- the LOC111884446 gene encoding UDP-glycosyltransferase 82A1 gives MKINNQDVFMKKPTVIMVPYPAQGHVTPMLNLASALSRHGFSPVVVTPEFIHSTIAHINAGITCKSIPDGLEEETPRDFFSIEFAMENNMPEHLEGLVRELNGGDGGGVAFMIVDLLASWALKVGGDCGVPVVGYWPVMFAAYQLIAAIPEMLSLGIISETGIPQNEGPIYLGYDQPPLGTQDLPWLIGNLVSRKSRFKFWTRTLARTRTLSQILVNSFPEEHHIDTDLQDQSIKYPNITPIGPLTQHTRYGNPRFSKEDMNCLDWLDQQSDHSVVYISFGTWVSPIGKAKVRNLAMALESSKHPFIWVLGSKWREGLPKNYVERMWNRGRVVSWAPQSEVLRHKGVGCYLTHCGWNSTIEAIQSKVRLLCYPIAGDQFVNCDYIVKIWRIGIRMNDFGEENVHRSLEKVMGDIEMEERLVKMNQRVFGTETSLRVIANLTNFVDDYSKVTNDQTLTKES, from the exons ATGAAAATCAATAACCAGGACGTTTTCATGAAGAAGCCTACAGTCATCATGGTGCCCTATCCAGCACAAGGCCATGTGACACCCATGCTTAACCTGGCCTCCGCCTTGAGCCGCCATGGATTTTCTCCGGTGGTTGTAACACCGGAGTTCATTCACAGCACCATTGCTCACATAAACGCCGGCATCACCTGTAAGTCCATCCCCGACGGTTTGGAGGAGGAGACACCACGTGATTTCTTCTCCATTGAGTTTGCAATGGAGAACAACATGCCGGAGCATTTGGAAGGCTTGGTTCGTGAACTTAATGGTGGAGATGGTGGCGGAGTTGCATTCATGATTGTGGATTTATTGGCGTCATGGGCATTGAAAGTTGGCGGCGATTGTGGTGTTCCGGTGGTCGGATATTGGCCGGTTATGTTTGCTGCTTACCAGCTGATTGCTGCTATCCCGGAAATGCTATCTCTGGGAATCATCTCGGAAACTG GCATTCCACAAAATGAAGGTCCGATATACTTGGGATATGATCAACCTCCTTTAGGCACACAAGATTTACCATGGCTTATTGGAAATCTAGTTTCAAGAAAATCTAGATTCAAGTTTTGGACAAGAACATTGGCTAGAACAAGAACGCTTTCACAAATCCTCGTAAACAGCTTCCCCGAGGAACACCACATTGATACTGACTTACAAGATCAATCAATAAAATACCCAAATATCACTCCAATTGGACCATTGACACAACATACTCGTTATGGAAACCCTCGTTTTTCAAAAGAAGATATGAATTGTTTGGATTGGTTAGACCAACAAAGTGATCACTCTGTTGTCTACATCTCCTTTGGGACTTGGGTTAGCCCGATTGGTAAAGCAAAGGTGAGAAACCTAGCTATGGCTTTGGAATCATCCAAACATCCATTCATTTGGGTTCTAGGTTCAAAATGGCGCGAAGGGCTCCCAAAAAACTATGTGGAGCGAATGTGGAATCGAGGAAGAGTGGTCTCTTGGGCCCCACAAAGTGAAGTGTTACGACATAAAGGAGTTGGGTGTTATCTAACACATTGTGGATGGAACTCCACTATAGAGGCTATACAAAGCAAGGTGAGACTATTGTGTTATCCGATTGCAGGAGACCAATTTGTGAATTGTGACTACATTGTTAAGATTTGGCGAATTGGGATTAGAATGAACGATTTTGGCGAAGAAAATGTTCATAGAAGCTTAGAGAAGGTGATGGGCGATATAGAGATGGAGGAAAGGCTAGTTAAGATGAATCAAAGAGTATTCGGGACGGAAACTAGTTTAAGGGTGATTGCTAATTTGACAAATTTTGTTGATGATTATAGCAAAGTTACCAATGATCAAACTCTAACTAAAGAAAGCTAA
- the LOC111884419 gene encoding uncharacterized protein LOC111884419, translating into MIIEEEGGAICSYTTNDILNPPAIIQVGSPAYFSRVLEIQTRETHHNLRHDLTEYIWERQFQGQNDGEDDDDDDGVDGDDEEDDDGGDEADDTSDDNDDD; encoded by the coding sequence atgatAATAGAAGAAGAGGGTGGGGCTATTTGCTCATATACCACAAACGATATACTTAACCCACCCGCAATAATACAAGTTGGGAGTCCGGCATACTTCTCAAGGGTTTTGGAAATACAAACCcgtgaaacacatcacaatctacgACATGATTTGACCGAATACATATGGGAACGACAATTTCAAGGGCAAAATGACGGTGAAGACGACGATGATGACGATGGTGTCGATGGTGATGATGAGGAAGATGACGATGGTGGAGACGAGGCGGATGATACCAGTGACGACAACGACGACGATTAG
- the LOC111884418 gene encoding uncharacterized protein LOC111884418, whose product MSSSSSFDSTTVEETEFISSVMTKTVAYYQNRLGETSRARSKPRKSRLCTNHEARHDRLIEDYFANDAIYVVKFRRRFRMRKKLFLRIVGDLEGHFAYFQWKMDARRIKGFSPVQKCTTAIRQLAYDMSADKWDESFRMSERTVRECVYKFCKAICLVYGQRYLCKPTINDIYQLCTVHEGKHGFPGMLGSIDCMHWSWSLCPNTWRGQYMRGDHKEPMIILEAIASHDLWIWHAFFGSAGANNDINVLDQSSVFNDMYLGKSHDVPFQANGVAYKCGYYLTDVIYPPLSVFVKSFTCPNDPKRKKFKEAQDSARKDVERTFGVLKKCWQVLTVGARSYEVKRLQHVMYACIILHNMILEYEGRAICRYNENEVLPNVKGVGVGSQEYRVNRREVHNHDIHYALRANLVEHIYRAYIQPPLEFSHDDLFDELDEDSDICSSRVTIPTTRVTLRRMMKTIEAMTRTMIPSDVFWFI is encoded by the coding sequence ATGTCATCCTCTTCATCATTCGATTCGACGACTGTAGAGGAGACTGAGTTTATTAGTTCCGTCATGACGAAAACGGTTGCATACTATCAAAACCGATTAGGCGAAACATCACGTGCACGATCTAAACCAAGAAAGTCGCGGTTGTGTACCAATCACGAAGCCAGACACGATCGTcttatagaagattattttgcAAATGACGCCATCTACGTTGTAAAGTTTCGACGTCGGTTCCGGATGAGGAAGAAACTATTCTTACGTATTGTTGGCGATTTGGAAGGCCACTTTGCATATTTCCAATGGAAAATGGATGCAAGGCGGATAAAAGGTTTCTCTCCCGTTCAAAAATGCACGACTGCAATTCGTCAGCTAGCATACGACATGAGCGCAGACAAATGGGACGAGTCTTTTAGGATGTCAGAGCGTACCGTGCGGGAGTGTGTGTACAAGTTTTGCAAAGCGATCTGTTTGGTTTATGGGCAACGATATTTGTGCAAACCAACTATCAACGATATCTACCAATTATGCACGGTGCATGAAGGCAAGCATGGATTCCCTGGAATGCTAGGTAGTATCGATTGTATGCATTGGAGTTGGTCATTATGCCCCAACACATGGCGTGGTCAGTACATGAGAGGCGACCACAAAGAGCCGATGATCATTCTAGAGGCTATCGCATCACATGATCTTTGGATATGGCATGCATTCTTTGGTTCAGCTGGTGCAAACAATGACATCAATGTGCTAGACCAATCGTCGGTATTCAACGATATGTACCTTGGAAAGTCGCACGATGTACCTTTTCAAGCAAATGGGGTAGCATATAAGTGTGGATACTATCTTACTGACGTTATATATCCTCCCTTGTCTGTTTTTGTGAAATCGTTTACATGTCCTAACGACCCGAAAAGGAAAAAGTTTAAAGAGGCGCAAGATTCAGCTAGGAAGGATGTAGAGCGAACATTTGGTGTACTTAAGAAATGTTGGCAAGTACTAACGGTCGGGGCAAGGTCATATGAAGTGAAAAGGTTACAACAcgtaatgtatgcatgtatcatattgcataatatgattcttgaatACGAAGGAAGAGCGATATGCCGATACAACGAAAATGAAGTTTTGCCAAATGTCAAAGGAGTAGGCGTTGGTTCACAAGAGTATAGGGTGAATAGAAGAGAAGTACACAATCACGACATTCATTACGCCCTTCGTGCTAATTTGGTGGAGCACATTTATAGGGCTTATATTCAGCCCCCGTTAGAGTTTTCTCacgacgatttgtttgacgaatTAGACGAGGATTCTGATATATGTTCGTCGAGAGTGACGATTCCGACGACGAGAGTGACGCTGAGGAGAATGATGAAGACGATCGAGGCGATGACGAGGACGATGATTCCGAGTGACGTATTTTGGTTTATAtaa